Proteins encoded together in one Ferroglobus placidus DSM 10642 window:
- the hisA gene encoding 1-(5-phosphoribosyl)-5-[(5-phosphoribosylamino)methylideneamino]imidazole-4-carboxamide isomerase, with protein sequence MFRIYPAVDIKDGRCVQLQQGDPRKVLFSVDDPVKVAKFWVEKGAKALHVIDLDGAFEGKLRNEEIILKIAKMTEIQVGGGIRSVDIAERLLNKGVSRVIVGTLALKEPEAVRKLAKKYPGRVIISIDAKDGKVVFNGWRKKTDFSPIEFAKLFDDLEVSFLLTDVNVEGLMKGIRREFIKEVVASLENDVIVSGGVSNYEDAKLIKELGASGVVVGSALYLGRVKLEELLKLEEEQ encoded by the coding sequence ATGTTCCGAATTTACCCGGCAGTAGATATAAAAGACGGGAGATGCGTCCAGCTTCAGCAAGGTGATCCGAGAAAAGTTCTTTTTTCTGTTGACGACCCGGTAAAAGTTGCTAAATTTTGGGTTGAGAAGGGAGCGAAAGCTTTACACGTGATCGATCTGGATGGAGCTTTTGAAGGTAAGTTAAGGAATGAGGAGATTATTCTCAAAATAGCCAAAATGACGGAAATTCAGGTTGGAGGGGGAATTAGAAGCGTAGATATTGCGGAAAGACTTCTAAACAAAGGCGTTAGCAGAGTTATTGTCGGTACTCTCGCATTAAAAGAGCCAGAAGCCGTTAGAAAGCTCGCGAAAAAGTATCCGGGGAGAGTGATTATTTCCATAGACGCGAAAGATGGTAAAGTGGTTTTTAACGGCTGGAGAAAGAAGACGGATTTTTCCCCGATTGAATTTGCAAAGCTTTTCGACGATCTCGAAGTTTCCTTCCTGCTTACAGACGTTAACGTCGAAGGATTGATGAAAGGGATAAGGAGGGAATTTATAAAGGAAGTCGTGGCTTCGCTCGAAAACGATGTGATAGTCTCTGGTGGAGTTAGCAATTACGAGGACGCAAAGCTAATAAAGGAATTGGGAGCAAGTGGGGTTGTCGTCGGCTCAGCATTGTACCTCGGCAGGGTTAAACTTGAAGAACTCCTAAAGCTGGAGGAGGAACAATGA
- a CDS encoding alpha/beta hydrolase, which produces MIAEKEVGNKKVWLSVEEALIICHGLPYEPGSVVDKSYLDVAKFFSSRGFPSVIFDFTGTGKSKGSFSLIKWLEDLEEIAENFEKVSVLGFSMGGAVALNFEKAEKIVAVASPCSAEMFSEEGLERIYANARLKSTLKGLKDFESFKKQFLEEFYSIEPIKSVENLKCPLMLVHGTKDDVVPFYCSEELYRRARGKKKFLIVKNGDHFLRREERVLEKIAEWLKKVDEGVEELTL; this is translated from the coding sequence ATGATCGCAGAGAAAGAAGTGGGTAACAAAAAGGTCTGGTTGAGCGTAGAAGAGGCTCTGATTATCTGCCACGGCTTACCCTACGAGCCGGGGTCTGTTGTGGATAAAAGTTACTTGGACGTAGCCAAGTTTTTCTCTTCAAGAGGTTTTCCCTCGGTCATTTTCGATTTTACCGGAACTGGAAAAAGCAAAGGTTCTTTTAGTCTGATAAAATGGCTCGAAGACCTTGAAGAAATTGCCGAGAACTTTGAAAAAGTTTCCGTACTGGGTTTCAGCATGGGAGGTGCTGTGGCATTAAATTTCGAGAAAGCCGAGAAAATAGTGGCTGTAGCCTCTCCTTGCTCTGCGGAAATGTTTAGCGAAGAGGGATTAGAGAGAATTTACGCTAACGCAAGACTGAAATCCACTCTGAAAGGGTTAAAGGATTTTGAAAGTTTTAAAAAGCAGTTTCTCGAAGAGTTTTACTCAATAGAACCGATAAAATCCGTTGAAAATCTTAAATGCCCTCTCATGTTAGTCCACGGAACTAAAGACGACGTTGTTCCGTTCTACTGCTCAGAAGAGCTTTACAGAAGAGCGAGGGGGAAGAAGAAGTTCCTGATAGTAAAAAACGGTGATCACTTTTTGAGGAGAGAGGAGAGAGTTCTCGAAAAGATTGCCGAGTGGTTAAAAAAAGTGGATGAGGGTGTCGAAGAATTAACCCTTTGA
- a CDS encoding signal peptidase I codes for MNLKGLIKDVVSTLITVAVIAAAGYILTGAWPFMVAVQSGSMEPHIHKGDVVILVGKDRTKIVTYEEGMKIDYKSFGDYGDVIVYYPNGDTSRTPIIHRAIRWVEAGEKLPGGVIAKHSGYITKGDANSMYDQPFISQPVKPEWIVGVAKFRIPYIGYFRLIFG; via the coding sequence ATGAATCTGAAAGGGCTAATCAAAGATGTGGTATCGACGTTAATTACTGTTGCGGTTATAGCTGCTGCGGGATATATTTTAACTGGCGCTTGGCCTTTTATGGTGGCTGTCCAATCTGGAAGCATGGAGCCGCACATACACAAAGGAGACGTGGTAATTCTCGTGGGCAAAGATAGGACTAAGATCGTAACCTACGAGGAGGGTATGAAGATAGACTACAAGAGCTTCGGGGATTACGGGGATGTGATAGTTTACTATCCAAACGGAGACACGAGCAGAACTCCCATCATTCATCGAGCTATAAGATGGGTTGAAGCTGGAGAAAAGCTTCCGGGAGGAGTTATTGCGAAACACTCCGGCTACATAACAAAGGGGGACGCAAACTCCATGTACGACCAACCCTTTATTTCTCAGCCGGTGAAACCGGAATGGATCGTGGGTGTGGCGAAGTTCAGAATCCCGTACATAGGTTACTTCAGGCTCATATTCGGCTGA
- the pyrH gene encoding UMP kinase: MMIVVSIGGSVLFSDIKAEKIAEYGRVFDEHSEKVAVVVGGGELARKYIDALRNLGGSEALCDYLGIEVTRINALLLAQAIKKAPKVIPKDFREVEVLLKNYDAVVMGGTFPGHTTDATAALLAEYVNAEKLMIATNVEGVYSEDPKLNPEAEFFERLSPEKLVEIVYKSRISAGSKSVVDLLAAKVIERSRIPTLIFKGTVENLRKALRGEKVGTEIV; encoded by the coding sequence ATGATGATCGTGGTTTCGATTGGAGGATCGGTGCTCTTTTCTGATATAAAAGCTGAGAAGATAGCTGAATACGGTAGAGTGTTTGATGAGCACTCGGAAAAAGTTGCTGTCGTCGTCGGAGGGGGTGAGCTTGCGAGAAAATATATCGATGCTCTTAGAAATTTGGGAGGAAGCGAAGCTCTTTGCGATTACTTGGGAATAGAAGTAACGAGAATAAACGCTTTACTTCTCGCTCAGGCGATTAAAAAAGCTCCGAAGGTCATTCCGAAAGACTTCCGCGAGGTTGAGGTTCTATTGAAGAACTACGATGCGGTCGTCATGGGGGGAACTTTTCCCGGACATACGACGGATGCAACGGCAGCTTTGTTAGCTGAGTACGTCAATGCTGAAAAGCTTATGATAGCTACAAATGTCGAAGGAGTGTATTCCGAGGATCCAAAGCTGAATCCGGAGGCTGAGTTTTTCGAAAGGCTATCTCCAGAAAAGCTTGTGGAAATCGTTTACAAAAGCAGAATATCGGCAGGAAGCAAGAGCGTCGTGGATTTGCTCGCGGCTAAAGTGATTGAGAGGAGCAGAATACCGACGTTAATATTCAAAGGAACGGTGGAAAATTTAAGGAAAGCGCTGAGAGGGGAAAAAGTCGGAACGGAGATCGTTTAA
- a CDS encoding ASCH domain-containing protein codes for MKHLEFKEKYKELLLSGKKKATVRSWTNLKAGDRALVHCGGKIIGVAKILSVEKKKIDEFTEEDAKMEGFNSLEDFLKEVRNYYEGDELYFIKFEFEPFEKEIEPHEYYYEGYDIDKIVDEALEKLELSDREREILLLYKKYGSIRKVAKKLGGWRKRGEIRKVIRKAFKMLKNQKV; via the coding sequence ATGAAGCATCTTGAGTTTAAAGAAAAGTACAAGGAGCTTCTGCTTTCCGGGAAGAAAAAAGCCACAGTTAGAAGCTGGACGAACTTAAAAGCTGGGGATAGAGCTTTAGTCCACTGCGGAGGAAAAATAATAGGTGTTGCTAAAATCCTGAGCGTGGAAAAGAAGAAAATAGATGAGTTCACGGAAGAAGATGCGAAAATGGAAGGCTTTAATTCCCTGGAGGACTTTCTGAAGGAAGTGAGGAATTATTACGAAGGAGACGAGCTTTACTTCATAAAGTTCGAATTCGAACCTTTTGAAAAGGAAATCGAGCCCCACGAATATTATTACGAAGGATACGACATAGATAAAATAGTTGATGAAGCGCTTGAAAAGCTTGAATTGAGCGATAGAGAGCGGGAAATACTTCTCCTCTATAAAAAGTACGGTAGCATAAGGAAGGTTGCCAAGAAACTCGGAGGGTGGAGGAAGAGGGGTGAAATAAGGAAGGTAATAAGAAAAGCGTTTAAGATGTTAAAAAATCAAAAAGTTTAA
- a CDS encoding adenylate kinase: protein MNLILLGPPGAGKGTQAKMIVEKYGIPQISTGDILREAVAKGTELGRKAKEYMDRGELVPDEVVIGIVRERLSQPDCEKGFILDGFPRTVRQAEALDEMLDEMGRKIDAVISIEVPEEEIVKRIVYRRICKQCGAVYNLIYNPPKVDGKCDKCGGELYQRDDDKEEVVRERYRVYKEQTEPLKEYYRRTGVLYEVDGTKSIEEVFNEIDSILQKISKG, encoded by the coding sequence ATGAACTTGATACTTCTCGGACCTCCGGGAGCTGGAAAAGGCACTCAGGCGAAAATGATTGTTGAAAAGTACGGAATTCCTCAGATCTCTACTGGAGACATTCTCAGAGAGGCTGTTGCTAAGGGCACCGAGCTTGGTAGAAAGGCTAAGGAGTACATGGACAGAGGAGAGCTCGTTCCGGATGAAGTTGTTATCGGAATCGTTAGGGAAAGGCTGTCTCAACCGGATTGCGAGAAAGGCTTTATCCTCGACGGATTTCCTCGAACTGTAAGGCAAGCGGAGGCTTTGGATGAGATGCTCGACGAAATGGGAAGGAAGATTGACGCTGTTATAAGCATCGAGGTTCCCGAAGAGGAGATCGTCAAGAGGATAGTTTACAGAAGGATATGCAAGCAGTGCGGAGCGGTCTATAATTTAATCTACAACCCACCGAAGGTTGACGGAAAATGCGACAAGTGCGGAGGAGAGCTTTATCAGAGAGATGACGACAAAGAGGAGGTCGTTAGGGAGAGGTACAGAGTTTACAAGGAGCAGACAGAACCGCTGAAAGAGTACTACAGAAGGACGGGAGTTCTTTACGAAGTTGACGGGACGAAAAGCATAGAAGAGGTTTTCAACGAAATTGATAGCATTCTGCAAAAAATTTCAAAGGGTTAA
- a CDS encoding sulfite oxidase-like oxidoreductase, which produces MRERVPPGQRVVDKLPVLHYSDIPHIDIKEWRLKIYGLVSKELSLTYEELLKLPQKEFRCDVHCVTGWSKLDTFWEGFEVSEIIKLSKPLENAHFVMVHSADGYATNLSLEDFSKGFFAMKMSGKPLPPEHGYPLRLVVPHLYFWKSAKWVTAVEFIAEEKPGFWESRGYHIRGDPWKEERYSEI; this is translated from the coding sequence ATGAGAGAAAGAGTTCCACCAGGGCAGAGAGTTGTTGATAAACTCCCCGTGCTGCATTACAGTGACATTCCGCATATCGACATAAAGGAGTGGCGGCTAAAGATTTACGGGCTTGTTTCGAAAGAGCTCTCTCTTACCTACGAAGAGCTCCTCAAACTCCCGCAGAAGGAGTTTAGATGCGACGTTCACTGCGTAACTGGATGGAGCAAGCTCGACACCTTTTGGGAAGGTTTTGAAGTCTCCGAAATTATAAAGCTTTCAAAGCCTCTCGAAAATGCCCACTTTGTGATGGTTCACTCGGCAGACGGCTACGCTACCAACCTCAGTTTAGAAGACTTTTCGAAGGGATTTTTCGCCATGAAAATGAGCGGAAAGCCTTTACCTCCCGAACACGGCTACCCGCTCCGCTTGGTTGTACCGCACCTCTACTTCTGGAAGAGTGCCAAGTGGGTAACGGCAGTTGAGTTCATAGCAGAAGAGAAGCCGGGATTCTGGGAGAGTAGAGGATACCACATCAGAGGAGATCCTTGGAAGGAGGAGAGATACAGCGAGATCTAA
- a CDS encoding winged helix-turn-helix domain-containing protein, with protein MSHEIRVLEYLMHEKSKIEDMSKNMRIPEVILRSVLRALEEKKLVKAEGDVFSITEEGKKYLIELKRL; from the coding sequence ATGAGTCACGAAATTAGAGTTCTCGAGTATCTGATGCACGAAAAGTCAAAAATAGAGGACATGTCTAAAAACATGAGGATTCCGGAAGTGATACTCAGGAGCGTTTTAAGAGCACTCGAAGAGAAAAAGCTCGTAAAAGCTGAGGGAGATGTTTTTTCGATAACCGAAGAAGGTAAAAAGTATCTGATTGAGCTAAAGAGGCTATGA
- a CDS encoding DNA-directed DNA polymerase II small subunit, producing the protein MVIKTIDTKFLVKKFAVYGYNLHPSAVEELRNCSVSIDDLLKELQRICDGKFIITAEDIREAEKRARERYSKRLTVKKETAEKKEEKVCGELQILKDVTGRSTCRGDVEDFIAYFNSRYEKILRILRGRVNPVPVSSLWKLRSEKVDVVGIVNDVREVNENTAIIELEDKTGIVNVLASGKIKEEAMELVGDEVIGVSGTINGNRIIADRIIFPDVPINNGRKKRSFRMVFISDIHFGSKTFLKEEWERFVSWINCESGNEKLVELAEEVKYVFVAGDVVDGVGIYPEQEKELEIVDIYQQYETAAEYFDMIRKDVKIIVSPGNHDAVRQAEPQPALPKEFSSLFSNNVVCVGNPSMIDVSGVKVLMYHGRSLDDLISKINRLNYAKPQEALFELLKRRHLSPMYGERVPIAPEKEDYLVIDEVPDVLHSGHVHTYGTGFYRGIFVVCSSTWQSQTEFQKKVNLNPMPGIVAVYQPGGEVVRLRFYSE; encoded by the coding sequence ATGGTAATTAAAACTATCGACACAAAGTTTCTGGTTAAAAAATTCGCCGTCTACGGCTACAACCTCCACCCTTCAGCGGTTGAGGAGCTGAGGAATTGCAGCGTAAGCATTGATGATCTTCTCAAGGAGCTCCAGAGAATTTGCGACGGAAAGTTCATAATAACGGCTGAAGACATAAGGGAAGCTGAAAAAAGAGCCAGAGAAAGGTACTCGAAGAGATTGACCGTGAAAAAGGAGACCGCTGAAAAGAAAGAAGAGAAGGTTTGCGGGGAACTTCAGATACTGAAAGACGTTACCGGCAGATCGACCTGCAGAGGAGACGTTGAGGACTTCATCGCTTACTTCAACTCCCGTTACGAAAAAATTCTGAGGATTTTGAGAGGCAGAGTTAATCCCGTTCCGGTCTCATCTCTCTGGAAGCTCAGATCCGAGAAAGTCGACGTCGTCGGAATCGTGAACGACGTAAGAGAGGTTAACGAGAACACGGCGATAATTGAACTTGAGGATAAAACCGGAATCGTCAACGTCCTTGCCAGCGGAAAAATAAAAGAGGAGGCTATGGAGTTAGTAGGGGACGAAGTCATAGGAGTTTCCGGAACCATAAACGGAAACAGAATAATTGCCGATAGAATAATTTTCCCCGACGTTCCGATAAACAACGGGAGGAAGAAGAGGAGCTTCAGAATGGTTTTCATCTCCGATATTCACTTCGGAAGTAAGACGTTCCTCAAAGAGGAGTGGGAGAGGTTCGTCAGCTGGATAAACTGCGAGAGCGGAAACGAAAAGCTTGTAGAACTGGCTGAAGAGGTTAAATACGTCTTCGTCGCTGGAGATGTCGTTGACGGAGTTGGAATTTATCCGGAGCAGGAAAAGGAGCTTGAGATAGTCGACATCTATCAGCAGTACGAAACTGCAGCAGAATACTTCGACATGATAAGAAAAGACGTTAAAATAATAGTTTCTCCCGGGAATCACGATGCTGTCAGACAGGCTGAACCTCAGCCAGCTTTGCCTAAGGAGTTCTCGAGCCTGTTTTCCAACAACGTCGTTTGCGTTGGTAATCCGAGCATGATAGACGTCAGCGGAGTTAAAGTTCTAATGTACCACGGAAGGAGCTTAGATGATTTAATATCGAAGATTAACAGACTCAACTACGCTAAGCCCCAAGAAGCTCTCTTCGAACTGCTGAAAAGAAGACACCTCTCACCGATGTACGGGGAAAGAGTTCCGATAGCTCCGGAAAAAGAAGACTACCTCGTGATCGACGAAGTTCCGGACGTACTACACTCCGGACACGTCCACACATACGGCACGGGCTTTTACCGCGGAATTTTCGTTGTTTGCTCATCCACCTGGCAGAGCCAAACTGAGTTCCAGAAAAAAGTGAATCTGAATCCCATGCCAGGCATAGTTGCCGTATACCAGCCGGGAGGAGAAGTTGTGAGGCTGAGGTTCTACAGCGAATAA
- a CDS encoding radical SAM protein, with amino-acid sequence MITEYEVNGEKVFLIRRIIEVRFDKSRYEKLAKKYPKEYLISFSEEKKVLHHTTKRPLVYVSKESGIPLLGHAAFGIIDRGTNLLQVRPITGCNLNCIFCSVDEGRSSKTKKTDFIVDPDYLLEELRKICEFKGRGVEVHIDGQAEPMLYPYMKQFLEGVAEIKEVSVVSMQTNGTLISEKVVEEFEGILDRFNVSISALDQELANKIYGTKYPLKKVLEAVEAIANSKIDLLIAPVWLPGINDEEIPKIIEFALEIGAGKKCPPLGIQKYIPYKGGRKLKNVMSFREFYERLRKMEEEYGVKLVLSPKDFGIEKRARYPSPIKRGDVFRGRIICEGRSEGEKIAVVRGRVVTVLTNKNVGEAVKFKIVRDKDGIFLADEAS; translated from the coding sequence ATGATAACTGAGTACGAGGTTAACGGGGAAAAGGTATTCCTGATAAGGAGAATAATCGAGGTAAGGTTTGACAAAAGTAGGTACGAAAAGCTTGCTAAGAAGTACCCGAAGGAGTATCTCATATCCTTCAGTGAAGAGAAGAAAGTTCTTCACCACACAACGAAACGACCCCTCGTTTACGTAAGCAAGGAGAGCGGAATTCCTTTGCTCGGGCACGCGGCTTTTGGAATAATAGACAGAGGTACCAACTTACTTCAGGTTCGTCCGATAACGGGTTGCAACCTCAACTGCATATTCTGCAGCGTTGACGAAGGTAGAAGCAGCAAAACCAAGAAAACGGACTTCATAGTCGATCCGGACTACCTGCTTGAAGAACTCAGGAAAATTTGCGAGTTCAAAGGAAGAGGAGTTGAGGTGCACATCGACGGACAGGCTGAGCCGATGCTCTATCCTTACATGAAGCAATTCCTTGAGGGAGTTGCGGAGATTAAGGAGGTTTCAGTGGTTTCCATGCAAACGAACGGAACGTTAATAAGCGAAAAGGTTGTGGAGGAGTTTGAGGGGATTCTGGATAGATTCAACGTGAGCATAAGTGCCCTCGATCAAGAGCTTGCCAACAAAATATACGGAACGAAGTATCCTCTGAAAAAAGTTCTCGAAGCAGTTGAAGCAATTGCGAACAGCAAGATAGATCTGCTGATTGCTCCGGTATGGCTTCCGGGAATAAATGACGAGGAAATTCCGAAGATTATAGAGTTCGCTCTCGAAATCGGAGCCGGCAAGAAGTGTCCTCCCCTTGGGATTCAGAAGTACATACCCTATAAGGGGGGAAGGAAACTGAAAAACGTTATGAGCTTCAGGGAATTCTACGAAAGGCTGAGGAAAATGGAGGAGGAGTACGGAGTAAAACTCGTTCTTTCTCCGAAGGACTTTGGAATAGAAAAGAGAGCGAGGTACCCTTCACCGATAAAAAGGGGAGATGTGTTTAGAGGAAGGATAATTTGCGAAGGAAGGAGTGAAGGAGAGAAGATAGCTGTGGTTAGAGGGAGAGTCGTGACTGTTTTAACTAACAAAAATGTTGGAGAGGCAGTTAAATTCAAAATCGTGAGGGACAAGGATGGAATCTTCCTCGCGGATGAAGCATCTTGA
- a CDS encoding helix-turn-helix domain-containing protein, translating into MEFTEKDERLVELLTEAGLNKNIAKVLVYLSKVGETVSRDIERAANLRQPEVSIAMKELKEMGWVKDREIKKKGKGRPLKSYKLTLDLKDIVAELVRKKREEIQKLEKDLEELEKLVGLK; encoded by the coding sequence ATGGAGTTCACCGAAAAAGATGAAAGGTTGGTTGAACTCCTCACTGAAGCTGGATTGAATAAAAACATAGCAAAAGTACTCGTTTATCTGTCCAAAGTTGGGGAGACTGTTTCGAGGGACATAGAAAGGGCAGCCAACTTAAGGCAGCCGGAAGTCAGCATAGCGATGAAAGAGCTAAAAGAGATGGGGTGGGTTAAAGATAGGGAGATAAAGAAGAAGGGCAAGGGAAGACCGCTGAAAAGCTACAAGTTAACACTCGATTTGAAGGACATAGTTGCCGAGCTCGTAAGGAAGAAGAGGGAAGAGATACAAAAACTTGAAAAGGACTTAGAGGAACTTGAAAAGCTCGTAGGGTTGAAATGA